The genomic DNA ATGAAGCGGGACCTGGTCGGTTCTAATCTCCAGCTTGGTGCCGCCGCACTCCTGCAGCCAGTACTGCAGTTCAGCGGCAGCCCATTTTTCCGATTCCGATGCATCCACACCCAGCACGATCACATAGTCGCTTCGGCCGTCGGCAAAGACCGTGTGGGTTGTACGCCGGCCGGCATAAAAGGGCATCACGGTCTGCCACACCGTCCGCTCCTGAGCCTCCGCTTCGACGCGTAGCAGATAACGGTCGAAATGGTTCACCGGCGCTCCAAGAATGATCTCGGTTTCTCCGGCCCATTGAGCCTGCCACAGCGGCGTGGAACCGGCATCCTCTGTCAGCACCTGGCACTGCAACCGCCGCATCATTTTTTTCAAAACCGAAGCCGGCTGCTTGAACTGCAGCACAGCAGCGCCGTTCGGGCGCTGCCGGATCTGAAAGAGCCGGTCCTGGTCGGCCAGCGTTCGAAATGAAAAGGGCTGCAGACGCACGCAGAATTGCCAGTTGTTGCCGCGCTCTTCGATCTTGAGCAACAAACGGTTTTTGCCTTTTATCAGCATTACGGGAATCAGATCCTGATCTGGTTTCAAGCCGCGGCCGGCTGTATAGTCCCAGACCTGTTCGCTGTTCAGCCAGACACGGCAACCGTCGTTGGAGCCCAGGGAGAGGAAGACCAGCTTTTCGCTGTCGCCGAAGATCTCACGATAGGCATAGGCCGCGGCCCGCTCTTGTCCTGAAAGGGCACGATCCAAATCGATGACCGAATCCGCCGCCGAATAAGAGTGCCAGCGCAGCCCGCCTTTTCGGCAGGCGGGCTGGGGATTTTTTTCCCCGCGGCAAGCTTTTAAGAAATCAGTGTCAAATCCCGGGAGATGATCCTGGCCGCCGTCATCCCCAGGCGCAGAAGCCAACGGAAAGGGGCCGCACAGCTGCCAATCGCGCATCCATTCGCCGTAAGGGATGGAAACTTGCGCCGCAGTCAGACCGTAGAGAACGCCGAGAAAAAAGAGAACCATGGTGCGCAGACGAATTTTCATCAGACCTCCTGAGAAAATGGGGTGAGGTGCTTAAGCGACCACGAGCCGGCTCCCCCCTGTAGTGCATGCGTGATGGTATGCCTTGAATTTTTCGTTACCATTGCGTACATTAGCTGTGATTGTACACCCCCATCGAATGCCGGAGTCCTATGCTGGAACCAAAAATATTCTATCGCGAACTGGATGCGCTGCTGGCGAAAATCAGAATCGAACAGGCCGGCGTCAATTTTCTGCCCCATATGCTTGCCGAGTTGGATGATAGCTTTGGTCAGCGGCTTCATTTCAAAGACGGCCGAATATACGAACTCGTCGACCGGCTCTTTATTCTGTCACACAGCTACAAACAGGATGCCTCCTGTTTCACCACTGAGATAAGTTTCACCCAGGAAGCGGTTCAGCTGGTCTATAAAAACCGTAGCTACATCTTTGATCCGCCGGATGCCGGCCGTGCATTTTTTAAAGCGGAATGCAGCCAACTGGACAGTCAGGCCGCCTTTTGGATCCATTCGCCGGAAAAACAGTGGCTGTTCGTTTTTTCGTTGACTGCAGGCTGGATACGGGAAGAAGTCAACCTCTTTCTCAATTCCGTGCGCACGGCCATGAACTACCGTCTTTTCTCCGACGCCATCGGCGCGCGGTTCGGCCAGGCGATTCAGATCCAAAAAAGCCTGCTGCCCGCCGACGCACCCGCGATCCCCGGCTACCAGATCGCCGGCCGGTCGCAGCCGGCCGAACTGGTGGGCGGCGATTTTTTCGACTATTATGAGCTGGAAGGCGGTACCTTTGGTGTCGCGATCGGCGACGCCAGCGGTCACGGTCTGCCGGCGGCGCTGCTGATCCGCGATGTCGTGATCGGACTGCGCATGGGGCTGGCGATGGAATTTCGTACGCCCCACACTCTGCGACGGCTGAACAGCGTCATTCAACGCAGCACCTATGCCAGCAATTACGTCTCCCTCTTCATCGCAGAGATCGAACAGGACGGCCACCTGTTTTATGTCAACGCCGGACATCCAGGGCCGCTGCTGGTGCAAGGTCAAGAGATACGCGAACTGGCTGCCACCGGCATTACCCTCGGTTTTCTCAAGGACATTCAGCTGGGTCGCAATTACGTGCACCTGCCGGCCGGCGCAGTACTGAC from bacterium includes the following:
- a CDS encoding PP2C family protein-serine/threonine phosphatase: MLEPKIFYRELDALLAKIRIEQAGVNFLPHMLAELDDSFGQRLHFKDGRIYELVDRLFILSHSYKQDASCFTTEISFTQEAVQLVYKNRSYIFDPPDAGRAFFKAECSQLDSQAAFWIHSPEKQWLFVFSLTAGWIREEVNLFLNSVRTAMNYRLFSDAIGARFGQAIQIQKSLLPADAPAIPGYQIAGRSQPAELVGGDFFDYYELEGGTFGVAIGDASGHGLPAALLIRDVVIGLRMGLAMEFRTPHTLRRLNSVIQRSTYASNYVSLFIAEIEQDGHLFYVNAGHPGPLLVQGQEIRELAATGITLGFLKDIQLGRNYVHLPAGAVLTLYSDGIIERLNEKGEMFGIERLKASLVRHQHLESQAILELIFETVIEFGHGAPWEDDATLVVIKKTAQSTHEKTSPDQASANSPAPSPA